The following are encoded together in the Thiobacillus sp. SCUT-2 genome:
- the epsG gene encoding chain length determinant protein tyrosine kinase EpsG, translated as MNSITSVSEQGSIVEAAATSIRAEANIGKLLQDAGKLKPQDMERVLKLQQEQNLRFGEAAQKLGLVTEADIQQALSQQFEYPYIPAAEASLNPELTAATAPYSKEAEALRTVRSELLLRWFNEGRKTLAVGSTSADEGASYLAANLAVLFAQMNRKVLLIDTNMRQPRQQEIFHLGNGMGLSDILADRVPSLQVHSVKPFHTLAVLPAGSPPPNPAELLARPAFGALLSGLETSYDIILLDTAPSQLTSDFQVVADRAGGMLIATRRNVSRLAPLAELKEKILFTGAQVVGAVVLD; from the coding sequence ATGAATTCAATTACCAGTGTCAGCGAACAGGGCAGCATCGTCGAAGCGGCTGCAACCAGCATCCGGGCTGAAGCCAACATCGGCAAGCTGCTGCAGGATGCCGGCAAGCTCAAGCCGCAGGACATGGAGCGTGTGCTCAAGTTGCAACAGGAACAGAACCTGCGCTTCGGCGAGGCCGCGCAAAAGCTCGGTCTGGTGACCGAGGCCGACATCCAGCAAGCGCTGTCGCAGCAATTTGAATACCCCTACATTCCCGCAGCCGAGGCCAGCCTCAATCCCGAACTCACCGCGGCCACCGCCCCCTACAGCAAGGAAGCCGAAGCACTGCGCACCGTGCGTTCCGAACTGTTGCTGCGCTGGTTCAACGAGGGACGCAAAACCCTGGCAGTCGGCAGTACAAGCGCCGATGAAGGCGCAAGCTACCTGGCCGCCAACCTGGCCGTGCTGTTTGCTCAGATGAACCGCAAGGTGCTGCTGATCGATACCAACATGCGGCAGCCGCGCCAGCAGGAGATATTCCATCTGGGGAACGGCATGGGGCTTTCCGACATCCTGGCCGACCGTGTGCCTTCGCTGCAGGTGCACTCGGTCAAACCCTTCCATACGCTGGCCGTTCTGCCCGCCGGCTCGCCGCCGCCCAATCCAGCCGAATTGCTGGCACGCCCGGCTTTCGGCGCGCTCTTGTCCGGCCTGGAAACCAGCTACGACATCATCCTGCTGGATACTGCTCCGTCGCAGCTCACTTCGGACTTCCAGGTGGTTGCCGATCGCGCCGGGGGCATGCTGATCGCTACTCGCCGCAACGTCAGCCGCTTGGCTCCGCTAGCCGAGTTGAAAGAAAAAATCCTCTTCACCGGTGCGCAAGTGGTCGGTGCTGTCGTCCTGGATTGA
- the xrtB gene encoding exosortase B, whose product MNTLASRAPILDALAPLKTWWPVVLGLLVLYVPTYWTLAHGIWNTEEQAHGPIVLVVALFLVWQKRAVFVADNCKPPTRGEMAIGWALLAFGLLAYALGRSQDILIFEIGSQIPVILGALLITVGTRAARALWFALFFLVFMIPLPGFVVDAATGPLKQYISIIAENVLYAAGYPIARSGVTLTVGPYQLLVADACSGLHSMFSLSAMGLLYLYLMQRTSVARNLIIMAAILPIAFAANIVRVMVLVLITYHLGDEAGQGFLHGFAGIMLFIIGLLFLFVLDWVLGFIFPDRPRAQTRP is encoded by the coding sequence ATGAATACGCTTGCCTCGCGCGCGCCCATTCTCGACGCGCTCGCCCCGCTCAAAACCTGGTGGCCTGTGGTGCTCGGTCTGCTGGTGCTGTATGTGCCCACCTACTGGACTCTGGCGCACGGCATCTGGAATACAGAAGAGCAAGCGCACGGTCCCATCGTGCTGGTGGTCGCCCTGTTCCTGGTCTGGCAGAAGCGCGCCGTGTTCGTGGCCGACAACTGCAAACCGCCGACGCGCGGCGAAATGGCAATCGGTTGGGCACTGCTTGCTTTCGGCTTGCTTGCGTATGCATTGGGGCGTTCGCAGGACATCCTGATATTCGAGATCGGCTCCCAGATCCCGGTCATCCTTGGAGCGCTGCTCATTACGGTAGGCACCAGGGCCGCCCGCGCCTTGTGGTTTGCGCTGTTCTTCCTGGTGTTCATGATTCCACTGCCGGGTTTTGTCGTCGATGCCGCCACCGGCCCGCTCAAGCAATATATTTCGATCATCGCCGAAAACGTCCTGTATGCGGCAGGCTATCCCATCGCGCGCAGCGGCGTCACGCTCACCGTGGGTCCCTACCAGTTGCTGGTGGCCGACGCCTGTTCGGGCCTGCATTCCATGTTCAGCCTGTCGGCCATGGGTTTGTTGTACCTGTATCTGATGCAGCGCACCAGCGTCGCGCGCAACCTCATCATCATGGCCGCCATCCTGCCGATCGCATTTGCCGCCAACATCGTGCGCGTGATGGTGCTGGTGTTGATTACCTATCATCTGGGCGATGAAGCAGGGCAGGGCTTCCTGCATGGCTTTGCCGGCATCATGCTGTTTATCATCGGTCTGCTGTTTTTGTTTGTGCTGGACTGGGTGTTGGGCTTCATCTTCCCAGACCGTCCGCGTGCACAGACGCGGCCCTGA
- the epsI gene encoding exosortase-associated protein EpsI, B-type — MKLISFKHLIIGLFMFAAAGMALALKPTQKIINSEPKLDLEVLIPKAFGDWKIDETIRPIIANPEQEAEIKSIYKQTLTRTYVNSQGERIMLSIAYGGDQRESMAVHKPEVCYPAQGFQILRNVDDEFSTGNGTIPVRRLVATQGLRHEPITYWTTVGDEVATVKSLKWKIQQLKYGLTGKIPDGLLFRVSSIQADDAAAYRMQDDFSRALLGALTSDGRVRIIGHPAAAS, encoded by the coding sequence ATGAAACTCATCAGCTTCAAGCACCTGATCATCGGCTTGTTCATGTTTGCCGCTGCAGGCATGGCGCTGGCGCTCAAACCCACCCAGAAAATCATCAATAGCGAGCCTAAACTTGATCTGGAGGTGCTAATTCCAAAAGCATTCGGCGACTGGAAGATCGACGAAACAATTAGGCCCATCATCGCCAATCCTGAGCAAGAGGCGGAGATCAAGTCGATTTACAAGCAGACGCTGACTCGCACCTATGTGAATTCGCAGGGCGAGCGCATCATGCTGTCGATCGCGTATGGCGGGGACCAGCGCGAGAGCATGGCAGTGCACAAGCCTGAGGTTTGTTATCCCGCGCAGGGATTCCAGATACTACGAAACGTTGACGATGAGTTTTCTACCGGCAATGGCACCATTCCGGTCAGGCGTTTGGTCGCAACGCAAGGGCTGCGTCATGAGCCGATCACCTACTGGACAACGGTGGGTGACGAAGTTGCTACCGTCAAAAGCCTGAAATGGAAAATCCAGCAATTGAAATATGGTCTGACAGGCAAGATTCCCGATGGCCTGCTGTTCCGTGTTTCAAGCATTCAGGCTGATGATGCCGCAGCCTATCGCATGCAAGATGATTTCTCACGTGCCCTGTTGGGAGCACTCACCTCCGATGGCAGGGTACGCATCATCGGCCATCCAGCTGCGGCCAGTTGA
- a CDS encoding glycosyltransferase family 4 protein produces the protein MEELFVRQMQAHGVEVMWSMRRDRAGPCLQTGYGGQEVHLPLRLPVAGGAGKAVNRIAQYVCEVGLFLSLLFGKRFDIVQVRDRRYLFAFLGWVAARLRGSRFVFWSSYPFPEHLIEMAAGRRGPGRVVYWLRGRLSWFYLYRFVMAVADHVFVQSEQMLRDVARYGVPVAKMTPVPMGVPPHLLDWVATHAGEGVQSGKVVYVGTLARVRRMDQIIEAFRLVRQRNARAHLFMVGAGDSPAERAELEALTQRLGLTDAVTFTGFVPMEEAWRHAASAEVCVSPIYPSPVLNAGSPTKLVEYMALGRPLVANDHPEQAAILAESGAGLCVPWGVESFADAICELLENPEKARAMGSRGPAWVAANRTYDKLAAQVHARYLELLGGEA, from the coding sequence GTGGAAGAACTGTTCGTTCGGCAAATGCAGGCGCACGGAGTCGAGGTCATGTGGAGCATGCGCCGCGACCGGGCCGGCCCCTGCTTGCAGACCGGGTATGGCGGGCAAGAGGTTCATCTGCCGTTGCGCCTACCCGTCGCAGGGGGGGCGGGCAAAGCTGTCAACAGGATCGCGCAATACGTGTGTGAGGTCGGGCTGTTCCTGAGCCTCCTGTTCGGCAAGCGTTTCGATATCGTCCAGGTGCGCGACCGGCGCTACCTGTTTGCCTTTCTAGGTTGGGTGGCAGCTCGCTTGCGCGGTTCGCGGTTTGTCTTCTGGTCATCCTATCCTTTCCCGGAACATCTGATCGAGATGGCTGCGGGCAGGCGCGGGCCAGGGCGGGTCGTGTATTGGTTGCGTGGCCGCCTTTCATGGTTCTACCTCTATCGTTTTGTGATGGCGGTTGCCGATCATGTGTTTGTGCAGAGCGAGCAGATGCTGCGCGACGTGGCCCGCTACGGCGTGCCCGTAGCGAAGATGACCCCGGTGCCTATGGGTGTGCCGCCGCACCTGCTCGACTGGGTCGCAACCCATGCAGGCGAGGGCGTGCAATCGGGCAAAGTGGTGTATGTGGGCACCCTTGCGCGGGTGCGGCGCATGGATCAGATCATCGAGGCCTTCCGTCTGGTGCGGCAACGCAATGCCCGCGCCCATCTCTTCATGGTGGGGGCAGGCGATTCCCCCGCTGAACGCGCTGAACTGGAAGCACTGACGCAGCGGCTCGGGTTGACGGATGCAGTGACCTTCACGGGCTTCGTGCCGATGGAGGAGGCCTGGCGCCATGCGGCCAGCGCAGAAGTTTGCGTGTCACCGATCTACCCTTCGCCGGTTTTGAACGCAGGTTCGCCCACCAAACTGGTGGAGTACATGGCGCTTGGGCGTCCACTGGTGGCGAACGACCATCCCGAGCAGGCTGCCATCCTCGCCGAAAGCGGCGCCGGGCTGTGTGTGCCCTGGGGGGTGGAGTCGTTCGCCGACGCGATCTGTGAACTGCTGGAGAACCCGGAGAAGGCGCGGGCCATGGGCTCGCGGGGTCCTGCGTGGGTGGCCGCCAACCGCACCTATGACAAGCTGGCGGCGCAGGTTCATGCGCGCTATCTGGAATTGCTGGGCGGAGAAGCGTGA